In Thermoflexus sp., a genomic segment contains:
- the ftsY gene encoding signal recognition particle-docking protein FtsY encodes MRGVLQSLRDGLARTRQAAFGRIAQLLGATEITEALWEDLEAALIQADVGVRVTMELMDRLRERVRREGITRADSLRTLLKQELRAILGDPPPLNLGRRPLEVVLVVGVNGSGKTTTVAKLAYQFQRQGRRVLLAAADTFRAAAGEQLEIWAERAGVPCISGQPGADPGAVLFDTLQAARARGYDLVLADTAGRLHTKYNLMQELKKVRNVAAKVIPDAPHEVWLVLDATTGQNALPQAREFHQTVGVTGLILTKLDGTAKGGAVFAIARELGLPVRFVGVGEGLEDLLPFDADAFVDGLFDGTFAN; translated from the coding sequence ATGCGCGGGGTGCTTCAATCATTGCGGGATGGCCTGGCGCGGACGCGCCAGGCGGCCTTCGGTCGGATCGCCCAGCTGTTGGGGGCGACCGAGATCACCGAGGCCCTGTGGGAGGACCTGGAGGCGGCGCTGATCCAGGCGGACGTGGGGGTCCGGGTGACGATGGAGCTCATGGATCGCCTGCGGGAGCGGGTTCGCCGGGAGGGGATCACCCGGGCGGATTCCCTCCGGACGTTGCTGAAACAGGAGCTGCGGGCGATCCTGGGGGATCCTCCACCGCTGAACCTGGGCCGGAGGCCGCTGGAGGTGGTGCTGGTTGTGGGGGTGAACGGTTCCGGGAAAACCACCACGGTCGCCAAGCTGGCGTATCAGTTCCAGCGGCAGGGCCGACGGGTATTGCTGGCGGCGGCGGACACCTTCCGGGCCGCAGCCGGGGAGCAGCTGGAGATCTGGGCGGAGCGGGCCGGAGTGCCCTGCATTAGCGGCCAGCCCGGGGCCGACCCCGGAGCGGTGCTCTTTGATACCTTGCAGGCCGCCCGGGCCCGGGGCTATGACCTCGTCCTTGCGGACACCGCGGGGCGGCTTCACACCAAATACAATCTGATGCAGGAGTTGAAGAAAGTTCGGAACGTCGCCGCGAAGGTGATCCCGGACGCTCCCCACGAGGTCTGGCTGGTGCTGGACGCGACCACCGGTCAGAACGCCCTCCCGCAGGCCCGGGAGTTCCATCAGACGGTGGGCGTCACGGGTCTGATCCTCACCAAATTGGACGGAACAGCCAAGGGCGGGGCCGTTTTCGCCATCGCACGGGAGTTGGGCCTGCCGGTGCGGTTCGTCGGGGTTGGGGAGGGGCTTGAGGATCTGCTGCCGTTTGATGCGGATGCCTTTGTGGACGGATTGTTCGATGGAACTTTTGCAAACTGA
- a CDS encoding LysM peptidoglycan-binding domain-containing protein, with protein MNALAACGALFLAMWALDRIRPLPPLPTPRPTSTPLPTPTPRQPFTYTIQPGDTLGSIAARFEIPLDALLEANHLSAETTIYPGQTLWIPTGSPVPPLSPPPPPTSSWPSPPPGGVDLQILAVKAPGDLAAEAVVLVNKGITLSLAGWQMEDEEGHRFTFPALTLWTGSAVTIHTRGGANTATDLYWGRTEAVWRPGERGVLKDAEGRPVLEFRVPGSP; from the coding sequence TTGAACGCGCTGGCCGCCTGTGGCGCGCTGTTCCTGGCGATGTGGGCGCTGGATCGGATTCGACCGCTTCCTCCCCTGCCCACGCCTCGCCCCACTTCCACTCCCTTGCCCACGCCGACTCCCCGTCAACCCTTTACCTATACCATACAGCCTGGGGATACCCTTGGATCCATTGCCGCCCGCTTCGAGATCCCCCTGGATGCTCTGCTGGAGGCCAACCATTTGAGCGCCGAAACCACCATCTATCCTGGGCAGACCCTATGGATTCCCACGGGCAGTCCGGTTCCTCCCCTCAGCCCTCCGCCTCCGCCGACCTCCTCTTGGCCTTCCCCCCCGCCGGGCGGGGTTGATTTGCAGATTCTTGCAGTGAAAGCGCCCGGGGATCTGGCCGCAGAAGCGGTGGTCCTGGTGAACAAAGGGATCACACTGAGTCTGGCGGGATGGCAGATGGAGGATGAAGAGGGACATCGGTTTACGTTCCCGGCGCTGACGCTATGGACCGGAAGCGCCGTAACCATCCATACGCGCGGAGGAGCGAACACCGCCACGGATCTTTACTGGGGTCGGACGGAAGCCGTGTGGCGGCCTGGCGAACGAGGCGTTCTGAAAGATGCGGAGGGCCGACCGGTGCTGGAGTTTCGCGTCCCCGGGTCTCCATAG